The Novosphingobium aromaticivorans DSM 12444 genome segment CGCGAAGGCCTCGACATCACCAGCCACGGCGAACGCGCCTGGGAATTCGATTGAGCGTCTCCGGGACGGGCCTTGCGCCGGCAAGCCAGCGGCCATAGGCTCGTCCCATGACCTCATCACAAGCGCAGGACCTGTGCACCGCCTGCGGCATGTGCTGCGACGGAACCATGTTCGGCGCCGTCCCTGTCGAAGAGCATGAGCGCTCCCGCCTGTCCGCGATCTTCGACCTGGAAACCACCGACGGCACGACGACCTTTCGCCAACCGTGCCCGCAAAACCAGTGCCACCGCTGCCAGGTCTACGACCTGCGCCCGAGCAGTTGTCGCGGCTATCGCTGCCTGACGCTGAAAGCGCTCGATGCGGGGGAAATCGACATCGACGAGGGCGCCAGGCGCATCGCCGAGGTGCTGAAGGCACGCGAAGCTGTGCGTGCGATGATGCTTCCCGGCGAAACCCTGACCGCTGCGCGATTGCGCCGCAAGGACCTTGCCGCAGATGCCTCCCGGCTCCCAGCCGCCACAGGTTTCATCCTCGCTCTGACCGCGCTCGATCTCCTGCTTGACCGCTATGTGCGGGAACAGGATCTCCAGATGTTCAAGGCCGGTGTATCCTGAATAGAATCACTTGCGGAACATTGCATATTTTTAATGCGCTCACCGTAATCGCGCGGCGTTCGCCCAGCGGGACCGGAACTGTACTTTGGTAAATCTCAAAAATTACCATTGATATGGCTGCAGGCAATGACCTTGGCAGTCCAACGTAATGCGCACCGGTACTCGTCTTGCCTCCAAACAATTGGGGAGGTCATCCTTAGCCCCTGAAATTCAGACAAAACGCGGCTCTAACCTGCAAGTTTGATTGGCGCAGCACTTCCCCGATGACGGATAATTAATGTACCCAGCGACTGCACAACGTCGAAATTCGGGCTAACGTTCGACAGATAGATAATTTCCCTTACATGAGACATGTGCCAGCCATGGCGAACCACGATGAAGACCTCTCGCTGGCGAGCAGGCTATGTTTGGCCTGCGGCTTATGCTGCGACGGAACGGTCTACGAACAGGCGGCGGTCAGGCCGGAAGACATCGCCCCTGCCAATGCCTGCGGGTTCCGCCTCTTCAAGACCGAACAGGACCGTCAGGTCTTCCTGTTTCCCTGTCATTACCTCGAAGATTCGGCGTGCACGCGCTACGACCAGTGGCGTCCGTCCGTCTGCGGTTCCTTCTTCTGCCTCATGCAGAAGCGCGTGGCTGAGGGAGAGTGCAGCGAAGCAGAGGGCTTTTCGCTGATCGAGCGGGCCAAGAGCCTGCGGTCCGCCGTATTGGCGCTACTCAAGCCTGGCCAGCACTTCCTCTGGGCGCGGTCGCGTTTCGATGCCCTGGCTGGCGCGAAGGCGGATCTCGCGCCAGCGGATGCGCAACTGGTGGTTCGCATGTTCGTGCTGGAGCGCTTCCTCGACCAGCACTTCCGCAAGCCCGGCAAGAAGCGCCTGCCAGGCGGGGCGATCGCTCGTCCTGCGGTAGAGGCCGCCCCGGACGATACCAAGGCGGCCTGAAGCGCTTTCAGTCGCCGGTCAGGATGCGATCGACCAACTGCTTCACCGTCGGGGTGAAGTTGTTCGAATAGAACGGGTCCTGCTTGAAGCGGTATGCCGCATGGCCCGCGAACATCAGGTTCTGGTCGATATCGCCGCCGTGCGCGATGTCCTGCAAGGTCTTCTGGATGCAGAAGCTGCGCGGATCGGCAAGCCGCCCGGTCGTGTAGTCGTCGTGATCCTTCCACGACGAGAACCCGCAGTGCGAAAGGCAGCCCATGCAGTCCTTCTGGTCCTGCTGGATTTCATCGCGTTCCTGGGGCGTCACGAAGACCATCGTGTCGTCGGGCGTGCGAAGGGCGTGGACGAAACCGGCACCGTGCCACTCGCGCGCGCGCGCCAGGTCGTTCGGCGTCACCCAGAAGTTCTTGCCCCTTACGCCGACGTCGAGTTGCGCGGTGTGTTCGCCGGCTTCCACCCGCGAATAGGGAATCTGGCGTTCCGACCGCGCTTCGAGCGCGCGCAGGAACGGATTACGCACCGCCGACGAGTAGAACCCCGTGGGCGAGAAGCGATGCAGCAACACGTCGCCCGGCTCGAGCGTGCGCAGGTGGTCCTTCCACCCCTGGGGGATCGGGCTTTCCTCGGTCAGCAGGGGGCGCGTGCCGAACTGGAAGGCAATCGCCCCAAGCTCGGGATTGTCGATCCAGTCGTTCCATTCCCGCAGGAACCAGACGCCGCCCGCCATGACGATGGGAACGTCATCCGAAACGCCTTCGGCGCGCATCACGTCGCGCAGCGCCTTGACGCGCGGATAGGGGTCTTCCGGCTTGCGCGGGTCTTCGGCGTTGGACAGGCCATTGTGGCCGCCCGCCAGCCACGGGTCTTCATAGACCACGGCGGCAAGCAGGTGCGAAACCTTGTGGTAGGCGCGCTTCCACAGCGCGCGGAATGCACGGCCCGACGACACGATGGGCAGATAGTTCACGTTGAACCGCGCCGCGATCTCGGACAGCTTGTACGGCATGCCGGCGCCGCAGGTGACGCCGGTGACCAGGCCGCGGGTCTTTTCCAGAACACCCTCGAGCACCTGCTGCGCGCCGCCCATTTCCCACAGCACGTTGATGTTGATCGCGCCCTTGCCGCTGGCGATGTCATAGGCTCGCTTGACCTGCTCGACCGCGCCGTCGATCGCGTACTTGATCAGCTCCTCGTGGCGCTCCTTGCGCGTGAGGGCGTGATAAACCTGTGGAACGATCTTGCCTTCGGCGTCGTAGCTGTCGGCATTGACCGCGCTGACCGTGCCGATGCCGCCGGCTGCCGCCCAGGCGCCGGAACTCATGTGGTTCGTCGCCGCCACGCCCTTGCCGCCCTCGACCAGTGGCCAGACTTCACGGCCACCATAGAGAATCGGCTTCAACCCCTTGAACGCAGACATCAATTTCCTTTCAACGCGCCATCGGCGCTCGCACCCTTTGCCGCCTTAAGTCGACAAGGCCTTATACCCTCCGGCTCGGGTCGCCTGGAAGCAGCCACGAACTGGGCATAGTACCCTGCTATTTCCGGCTTACGGTGAAATTCGTCCAAGCGAAAGCCCACCGCTTCCAGCTCGCAGATCAGCAGGGCCGGCGGAATCCCGTGCCGGTCGGTCGACCTGTCGACATCTACAACGACCACCCGGCCGCCCGGTTTCAGCGCCGGCCATAGCCTCCACAGGAACGCATAGGGCTCGCTCACCTCGTGGTACATGTGGACCATGAACACGCGATCGAAGCTGCGTTCGGGCAGGCGCGGATCGTCAGGTGCGCCGGGCTTGATCGACACGTTGTCGAGCCGGTCCTTCTCGACGCGCGAACCCAGCCGGCGCAGGGCGTCGCCGTCGATGTCCTGCGCCAGGACGCGACCCGCCTTGCCGACGCGCTCGGCAAGGCGCACCGTATAGTACCCCTCGCCCGCGCCTATGTCGGCCACGCTCATGCCCGGCTTCACCCCGGCAAGATCCATCACGGTATTGGCTTCGTTACGATTGTCGCGGTCACTCTCGGTGGAGAAGGCGTTGCTGCCGGGCCCGGACACGGGACGGTCGGCCCGCGGGAAGCCGCGCGCGGTTTCGAGCCGGTCGTCCTGCGGCGCCGGCTTGCAGGCGGCGAGCAGCGCCACCAGCGCAAGAGAGGAGAGGGCCGCAGCCCTGCTCAATCGTCGTCCTCCACCGTCACCTTCTCGCCGGTCACGCGCTGCGAAAGCGCCGCCGCCATGAACGGGTCGAGCGCGCCGTCGAGCACTTCGGTGGGATTGGTGGAGACAACGCCCGTGCGCAGGTCCTTCACCTGCTGGTAGGGCTGCAACACGTAGGAGCGGATCTGGTGGCCCCAGCCGATCTCGGTCTTGGCCGCATATTCGCCGCTGGCCGCGGCCTCGCGCTTGGCCAGTTCCGCCTCGTAGATGCGCGCCTTCAGCATGCCCATCGCGGTTGCGCGGTTCTTGTGCTGGCTGCGGTCGTTCTGGCTGGCGACGATGATGCCGGTGGGCACGTGGGTGATGCGGACCGCGGAGTCGGTCGTGTTCACGTGCTGCCCACCCGCGCCCGACGCGCGGTAGGTGTCGATCTTGAGGTCGGCCGGATTGATCTCGACCTCGATGTTGTCGTCGATCTCGGGATAGACCCAGACCGAGCTGAACGAGGTGTGGCGCCGCGCCGAGCTGTCATAGGGGCTGATGCGCACGAGGCGGTGCACGCCGCTCTCGGTCTTGGCATAGCCATAGGCGTTCTCGCCCTTGATCAGCAGCGTGGCCGACTTGATCCCGGCAGCCTCGCCAGCGTGATAGTCGACCAGTTCAACCTTGTATCCGTGCCGCTCGGCCCAGCGCGTGTACATGCGCTGGAGCATCTCGGCCCAGTCCTGGCTTTCGGTGCCGCCCGCGCCCGCGTGAACTTCGAGGAAGGCGTTGTTGGCATCAGCCTCGCCCGCCAGCAGGGCCTGGACCTTGTCGTTGTCGGCACGCTCGGCCAGCGCGGCAAGCGTCGCGAGGCCTTCGTTGATCGTGTCCTCGTCGCCTTCCATTTCGCCGAGTTCGACGAACTCGATGGCATCGGCCATTTCCTGGCCGATCTGGTTGACGGTGCCGATCGAGGCTTCCAGCCGGCGACGCTCGCGCATCACTTCCTCGGCCTTCTTGGGATCGTCCCACAGCTTGGGGTCCTCGACGCGCGCGTTCAGCTCGTCAAGGCGGCGAACCGCGCGGTCCCAGTCGAGGAACTTGCGCACCAGCGCCAGTGCGGCCTCGATGCGGTCGATATGGGCCTGCCCTTCGGCACGCATGGCAATCCAACTCCGATCAAACGCGAAACACGATATGAACTGCGCCGCTTAGCGAAGCGGGCAGGCATGTAAAGCCCAACCGTGTGTCAGTAAGCGCGCGGGACCGGATTCAGCCCTTGCCGCCCTTGAGCTTGCGCACCGCCGCGAGCGTCAGCCTGACGTGGTCGCGATAGTCCATGTCGGAATGGACCATGACGATCCGCCCGTTGCGTCCGATCACATAGCTCGTCCGCTTGGTGAGCCCGGTGGACGTGCCATCAGGCTTTTTCAGGTCCACGTCATAGGCCTTGATCAGGTTCGCGCTGGCGCTCGCCACGGCGAACTTGTCGCGGCAGGCCTCGGTCGAGAACTTCTGCAACGTGGCGACATCATCGTTCGACATGCCGATCACCGTCGCCCCCGCTGCGCGGAAATCTGCGCTCGCCTCGGCAAAGGCATGGGCTTCGAGGGTGCAGCCTTGCGTGAACGCCTTCGGGTAGAAGTAGAGCACCACCGGCCCCTTCTTCAACGCCTGGTGCAGCTTGAACGAGAACGGCTTGCCCGCCAGCGCCCCCGGCGCCGCAAAATCCGGCGCACGCGCGCCGGTGGGCAGTTCGGCGGAAGCCGGGGCGGACAGAATGAGGGCGAAGGCTGCGGTGACGGCAGTGAGCGCAAGCTTGGTCATGCGGCGAAGCCTATCAGATCGAATTGGCGACCACCAATGCCTTTCGGGGCAGGCCCGGCTGATGCCTCACCGACTGATGCCCCACCGGCTGACGCCTCAGTAGATCCCGCCCTGTTCCTCGAGGAAGTCCTGCTCGACGGGCGCTTCCTCGGCGCCGCCTTCGGGGATGCCCCTCGCCGTGCGCGCCTTGCGCAGCGCGTCGATCACCGCCTGCTTGGCGCTCACCTCGCCCTCGCGCGCAGTGCGACGCGGTTCGGTATCGGGCTTGAACGCCTCCCAGATGACGGAAGCCTTGGCCACGTCGTTCTCGGGGGTGCCTCCGAACACGCGCTTGCCCGATACGCGGTCGATCTTGACCATGCGCACGCCTTCGGGAACCGCGAACGGAATGTCCTTCCAGCGGCTGCGCGTCTCCTGCACCAGTTGCTTGAACACCGGCGCGGCGATGCGCCCGCCCTGGGCGTAACCGCCAAGGCTGCGCGGCTGGTCGTAACCGACATAGACACCCGCGATGATGTCGGGCGAACCCCCGACGAACCACACGTTGGTCGGGCCCGAAGTCGTGCCGGTCTTGCCGAACAGCGGCAGGCCGAGGTCGCGCAGCGACACCGCGGTGCCCCGCACGACCACGCCTTCGAGCATGTGCACCACCTGATAGGCCGTGCGCGCGTCCATCACCTGCTTGCCGGTCGGCTTCAGGCGCGGCATCTGCTTGCCGTCCCATTGCGGCATGCTGCATCCATCGCAACGACGGTTGTCCGCGCGCCAGATCACCTTGCCGTTGCGGTCCTGCACATAGTCGATCAACGTCGGCTCGTGCTGGCGCCCCTGATTGGCGAGCGCGGCATAGGCATTGACCATCTTGAGCACGGTCGTGTCGCCAGCACCCAGCGCCA includes the following:
- the prfB gene encoding peptide chain release factor 2, coding for MRAEGQAHIDRIEAALALVRKFLDWDRAVRRLDELNARVEDPKLWDDPKKAEEVMRERRRLEASIGTVNQIGQEMADAIEFVELGEMEGDEDTINEGLATLAALAERADNDKVQALLAGEADANNAFLEVHAGAGGTESQDWAEMLQRMYTRWAERHGYKVELVDYHAGEAAGIKSATLLIKGENAYGYAKTESGVHRLVRISPYDSSARRHTSFSSVWVYPEIDDNIEVEINPADLKIDTYRASGAGGQHVNTTDSAVRITHVPTGIIVASQNDRSQHKNRATAMGMLKARIYEAELAKREAAASGEYAAKTEIGWGHQIRSYVLQPYQQVKDLRTGVVSTNPTEVLDGALDPFMAAALSQRVTGEKVTVEDDD
- a CDS encoding class I SAM-dependent methyltransferase codes for the protein MSRAAALSSLALVALLAACKPAPQDDRLETARGFPRADRPVSGPGSNAFSTESDRDNRNEANTVMDLAGVKPGMSVADIGAGEGYYTVRLAERVGKAGRVLAQDIDGDALRRLGSRVEKDRLDNVSIKPGAPDDPRLPERSFDRVFMVHMYHEVSEPYAFLWRLWPALKPGGRVVVVDVDRSTDRHGIPPALLICELEAVGFRLDEFHRKPEIAGYYAQFVAASRRPEPEGIRPCRLKAAKGASADGALKGN
- a CDS encoding NAD(P)H-dependent flavin oxidoreductase, encoding MSAFKGLKPILYGGREVWPLVEGGKGVAATNHMSSGAWAAAGGIGTVSAVNADSYDAEGKIVPQVYHALTRKERHEELIKYAIDGAVEQVKRAYDIASGKGAININVLWEMGGAQQVLEGVLEKTRGLVTGVTCGAGMPYKLSEIAARFNVNYLPIVSSGRAFRALWKRAYHKVSHLLAAVVYEDPWLAGGHNGLSNAEDPRKPEDPYPRVKALRDVMRAEGVSDDVPIVMAGGVWFLREWNDWIDNPELGAIAFQFGTRPLLTEESPIPQGWKDHLRTLEPGDVLLHRFSPTGFYSSAVRNPFLRALEARSERQIPYSRVEAGEHTAQLDVGVRGKNFWVTPNDLARAREWHGAGFVHALRTPDDTMVFVTPQERDEIQQDQKDCMGCLSHCGFSSWKDHDDYTTGRLADPRSFCIQKTLQDIAHGGDIDQNLMFAGHAAYRFKQDPFYSNNFTPTVKQLVDRILTGD
- a CDS encoding peroxiredoxin; amino-acid sequence: MTKLALTAVTAAFALILSAPASAELPTGARAPDFAAPGALAGKPFSFKLHQALKKGPVVLYFYPKAFTQGCTLEAHAFAEASADFRAAGATVIGMSNDDVATLQKFSTEACRDKFAVASASANLIKAYDVDLKKPDGTSTGLTKRTSYVIGRNGRIVMVHSDMDYRDHVRLTLAAVRKLKGGKG
- a CDS encoding YkgJ family cysteine cluster protein — translated: MTSSQAQDLCTACGMCCDGTMFGAVPVEEHERSRLSAIFDLETTDGTTTFRQPCPQNQCHRCQVYDLRPSSCRGYRCLTLKALDAGEIDIDEGARRIAEVLKAREAVRAMMLPGETLTAARLRRKDLAADASRLPAATGFILALTALDLLLDRYVREQDLQMFKAGVS